The following nucleotide sequence is from Sander vitreus isolate 19-12246 chromosome 11, sanVit1, whole genome shotgun sequence.
atataggccttagtggtcccctaatactgtatctgaagtctctttatatagaccttagtggtcccctaatactgtatctgaagtctcttttatatagaccttagtggtcccctaatactgtatctgaagtctcttttatatagaccttagtggtcccctaatactgtatctgaagtctcttttatatagaccttagtggtcccctaatactgtatctgaagtctcttttatatagaccttagtggtcccctaatactgtatctgaagtctcttttatatagaccttagtggtcccctaatactgtatctgaagtctcttttatatagaccttagtggtcccctaatactgtatctgaagtctcttttatatagaccttagtggtcccctaatactgtatctgaagtctcttttatatagaccttagtggtcccctaatactgtatctgaagtctctttccctaaattcagccttggtgcagaattccagccactagagccagtcccacaatgagctttccttaggatgtgccatttctgtgtctgtagctttaattgctattgaggaggagagaggggggggggcaaggtggagggtggggtgtgtggccttgaccaactgccactttgcttgttttcaagccatgatgtctctctctctctcatgggggggccaaattctctgggtggtcaaagcagagaaaggggaggtaacctttccccttatgacgtcataaggagaagattccagatcggcccatctgagctttcattttctcaaaggcagagcaggatacccagggctcggtttacacctatcaccatttctagccactgggtaAATGTGTAAGGGTTAGAGTCTGGACTCAAGACATTTTTTCTATTGTCTCGGACTTGTCTCGAACTTGACCATTGGTCTcaccaaatattctagttggaCTTGAACGAGTCcagcactttattttttttctgaagaaactttctccttcaaaacaaaaccattgaagCGTGcttgttcagaaaacaggtattagtttaattcaaaataCATCGGGAACGGGCACTGACATTGGTCACCTATACTCCTGGCTGCATCATATGAGGAGGCatcatttattttgattttggccacagacacaatgtcactGAACAGTTTGTACTGTTTATTCTTCAAGACCATTGataagttcaagaatgggaacatttttattttttagtgaCCCCTGTGTTTTTTGTCACACCTGTCTTAGCCTAATTGTGTTGTTACTTTGCACTTGCTTTAATTTATCGCCATGAATGATGCCTCCttacaaaaaataatgtgaaatgatcttaaaataaaagatatagTTACACCTGTGACACCTGTCTATAGACTCATTTGATCCTACAGTGTTGTTACACTGTTCTTGCTTTTGgatcattacaaaaaaataatacaaaatgattatcttaaaataaaagatatagTGTCTCTTGCATCACATACATTATGAACAAGTATCTAAGTGGTCTTGAAGGGgattctctttttctgtctctcatttggactcttGACTAGTGctggtcttggactcgacaaaggttgACCTGACTACACCTCTATTCACCTTGTCATCTCAAACCACTTTACTTCATTACTATCCTGCAAAATACAAGTCAACAGCTTCATCTTCTGGCAAGTCAGCAGAGCATTTCATGAATAAACAGATAATGTAGCTCTACACTGAACAATAATTGTTGCATGGCAcaggctttcacacctgcctcatttagtttGGTTGAATCCCACTAGGGTTGGTTTTCCCCCTTGGTGCGGTTGGTTTGGGCAGCTTTGAATGCAGCATTCATACTCAGATGACCAGGAGTATGAAGGCTAATAAGACACCTAAACAATCAAATACTTTATCATATTTAACCCTAGCCCTAGTTTCTCTCTGACTTTAATTAATCcctccctttttatttttatttaacaaagcCCTACTGCCTCAATTGAGTGGccctattctttttttattttacacaatgtTTTCTAAATGCAGCTTCATAGCTCTGAAACGCCTATCACTTTGTGAAAATTAGGGACGATTGGAAAACGGCCAGTAAGAGTATCTGGTTCTGTCTGTTACACTGATCAATGTCCCTGCAGGCTTGCAAGCCCTGGTGACCCGTGTTCTTAGAAACATGGTAGACACACAAATATCTTTCTGTTTGGAATTTCCACAGGCAGATAATCATCAATTATCTGTTGCTGCTCCACTTAATCTCTTAACCTCTTACCCTCACCCAACCTTTTGTTAGCTTTGACTGTCACTGTAGTTTATTCTTTTTATGGAGTTTTCCCCAGGTCATTATTGTCTCGTTTTTGCTGACCAGTCCAAATCACATCActtagtgtaaaaaaaaaatgaaaagacatgACGTTACATTATGAAAGAGTctaatttattataatatttcatGCTACTTTACAACAAATCACCATGCTATGTTAAATACAGTGAATGACATCAAATCTGATTTAAATTGCAATCCATCAGATTTCACATAGTTTCTAAAACTTTAATGTTCTCTGTCCTATGATCACACTGTACATGTTTCCTTGGACATGTAGCAGCAATTATTTAATGAACTGTAGATAATCCTGTCTTTTCAAATGATTTAACTTCTTGCCAAAAAGATGTTATAGTGCTTAAAACTTGTGTCATAGAGACAATAAATGTGATACAGTAATCATGGGCATAGCACAAAAtcctgggccctgtagaaaggcattttctatgggcccctccccgctccacagctattcattctagcatctttgagccctcctcacatgagggccctgggtactcagtcctctttttccccccagtccgacgcccctgacAGTAATCAAATATGAATGACACTaaactgaaatgattaaaaCAGCTTTTGTGGCTGAGCTGAAAGGGAACATGGTGGTTTTGTACTGACGGTTTTATCATAAAAACAACAGTTGATGTTTTTCTATACTGGAAAACTACATGTACATGAAAGTGTGTCTGTTCAGGGGCATCTTTTGAATCTGGTAATCATatcttcactttctgtatttGATAACTCACTCACTGAACAGCATTCATTGCTTTATCCTTAAACCGAGTCTGATCTCAGTCCCTCCACAGCCTCTCTACAGCATGTTGGTCTCACAGGAGCCAGGCTGCAGTATACGAAGAGTAACTATGAGTTTAACTGCTTTTCTAAACCAGGGGTAGAACAAGGCATAGATCAGAGGGTTTAGACAAGagttaaaacagaaaagaatgTTTAAAAAGGGTTTAATTAAAGCAGTAACCACGTTGTAATGTTCCCATGTTAATGTGTATAACGGGCAGAAACATATTAGAAAAACAACTACAAGAACACCAAGATTCCTGGCTGCTTTCAGCTCTGATTTCTTTGCCTTTGGAGTCACTGAATGCTGCAGTGTGACAGCTGTAATGTGAGAGCGCATGGCACGAGCCTGAGACACAGCCACGGCAAATACTCTCAGATACAGAGCAATGATGACAGTAACTGGAACAATAAAGCTCAATACAAGATCAAAAAACAGTGAGATGCTATCACTGAACAAAAAACATGCTCCGTAGCAGGATTTATCAATCTCTGTTTGAGTCGGAAGATCCTTTACAAATAGAAGGCTGTAGGAAACAGAACAGAgccaacacagacaaacacagaattTAACTCTTCTCGCAGTGACTTTAGTGGTGTAATGCAGAGGGTCACAAATAGCCAAATAACGGTCAACTGATATGAGCACTATGTCACCTATTGAGGCTGAGGGAATGTTGACTGTAAGAAGAGTATAGGTAGCACACACAAAGTCACCAAGAAACCAGCAGGATGTTGATCGGAAGATTTCTCCCGGCATCACCACGAGGCCCACTAGAAGGTCtgagacagccagagagaggaggaggatgttggTGGGTGTGTGGAGCTGCctggagggaaagagaaaagCACCATTAAACCAACAAGAgtgacaaaacaaccaaaaccagtattcaaaatgaaaataaaagccaCATGAGTTTGAACATTTTCCGATCCACCACATCATAATTACCATATGTTTAAGTGTAGACAGTTAAAATGACTTGGTTGAGGTCACGGTGGACAGAAAGCAATGCTTAGTATTGGTAAGAGAGTAGACATGAAAAACAGTCTCTGGTATCAAAGTCAGACGTTTGGAGCAACATTATTCAGTACTAACTCAAAGACAATTCTTCTAAATATACAGCAGCTGTTCACATTTTTAAGTTACATATCCATCTACCTGAAGTGGGAGATAGAGATGATGATGAGCAGGTTGAGAGCCACAGTGAGCAGAGAGATGGAGTAGAACACAATGGTAACTGTTTGGGGCCAAGGAGACAAGGGCTTCCTGCAGGAGGTGTTTGGGAACTGTGGAAAGCAGAGCTGGGCTCCGTCCTCAACCTCCATCTGCAGAGATCTGCAGAGATCTGCAGCTCTGGCAGCTTTCTGAACAAACCTGAGTCATGTAACGGAATTATCTCTCTCACATTCTCTTcgtcccctcctctctctcagtCCCTGTTTGACTCTGATgcccctcctccctcactctgCACATCCCACCATCATCGTTCTCTCTGTAGCCCTGCctttctcactgtctctctatCCAATCTCTCTTTTGTCATTTTCTACACTTGTTTCCTTTCTTTTGTCCTATTTTTTGTCTAACAGATAACTTTTCAAGTTACTAAAacagtagtcttgcattgccagctctatctccacagacCTTTGGAGAACAGTCTGGctacagatgcattctgggataggaaaaaaaacagtaatttgcatttctttaacccaGTCTCAATTGACTCGGGAGGAGCGAAAGTCTGTATGCagagacggtggctctgcaaaacagTCTGGGGAAGGAAATTGTTTTGGTGACACATTTGCACCTGGCAAatgaaaacgccacatacaataataAATCAAGTTAactcacacaatacagtaatgtgagctatttaaattagatgGATTTATGGTTAAACATCATGTGCCCTTACTAGAGTAGCGCCCTGTTTACTTTTTCCATACCAATCCcacagaggaaaaaagaaagctCAGAAAACTCTACCGGATATCTCGGATCAGCCAGTTGAAGATCACCAATGTTTCCTCTCTAGCGTTTAGCTTAACGCAGGGCCAGTGAAACCAAACACGATGGTGGCTAAGCTGTGTCGTTCTCCACAGCTGACCAAATATAGTGACTTCTGTCTTCAAAATAGTTTTGGCCAAAATGCAAACTATATAccttcaaaacagcagtccacaCACCAATGGGTGACTTCACTGATGCTACTTCcatcatatatacacacaatatcTATGGTTTGCTGTCCGAGGCCCAGCCAATCAGCGTTGTGTGCAGAGCTATTGGCAGCTAAAGgcatggtttaggtgtgtgcTTGATGACTGTtcatattaaacaaaaatggagGCTCCTAAAGAAGGCAATTTAGATACTACTATAGCATAAGTCAGTATTGTGACCAAATCATCTTTTCTCAAGtatcaagcaagtctcaagttatttacagtggggcaaaaaagtatttagtcagccaccaattgtgcaagttctcctacttaaaaagatgagagaggcctgtaatcttcatcataggttcacttcaactatgagagacaaaatgagaaaaatatattcggaaaatcacattgtaggatttttaatgaatttatttgcaaattatggtggaaaataagtatttggtcaataacaaaagttcatctcagtactttgttatataccctttgttggcaatgacgttttctgtaagtcttcacaaggttttcacacactgttgctggtattttggcccattcctccatgcagatctcctctagagcatcttcaatgcccttgctgatggaaggaggttttcactcaaaatctcacgatacatggccccattcattctttcctttacacggatcagtcgtcctggtccctttgcagaaaaacagccccaaagcatgatgtttccacccccatgcttcacagtaggtatggtgttctttggatgcaactcagcattctttcccctccaaacacgacgagttgcgtttttaccaaaaagttctattttggtttcatctgaccatatgacattctcccaatccttggtcccagctctctgcaggtcattcactaggtccccccgtgtggttctgggatttttactcaccgttcttgtgatcattttgaccccacggggtgagatcttgcgtggagccccggatcgagggagattattagtggtcttattagtatgtcttccattttcttataattttctcccacagttgatttcttcacaccaagctgcttacctattgcagattcagtcttcccagcctggtgcaggtctacaatgttgtttctggtgtcctttgacagctctttggtcttggccttagtggagtttggagtgtgactgtttgaagTTGTGgataggtgtcttttatactgataacaagttcaaacaggtgccattaatacaggtaacgagtggaggacagaggagcctcttaaagaagaagttacaggtctgtgagagccagaaatcttgcttgtttgtaggtgaccaaatacttattttcctgaggaatttgcaaataaattcattaaaaatcctacaatgtgattttctggatttatttttctcattttgtctctcatagttgaagtgacctatgatgaagattacaggcctctcatctttttaattaggagaacttgcacaattggtggctgactaaatacttttttgccccactctAAGTGTGGGCAAATCAAGGCAAGTCAAGTCACAGATTTTGTCAAGTCCAGTCGTTAGTTAAGTCAAGTCCCAAATCAAATTCATTTTAAAGCTAACATGTGAACTAGCCAATTAAGTTCTGATATTTGCATATCGGGCTAACATTTATTAGCTTATGTTAATTGTGCGTGAAAAGATTGtgatgctaatgttagctaacatcaGACCTTGTGCAGACCTCTGCTTTGTCCTGCCTCTTCCTCATCAGTGGTAGTAGGAGAGAAGCTGCAGCTCTGGAAGCTTTCTGCCAAGAAATGTCATGCAACTGATTTTTCTCTTTCTACCATTTTCTCCACCTTTCCCCTTCTCCCTCATAATCTCTGGTGGACACTGATGCCTTTCCTGTCAGGGTTGTGCAGGTTCAGACCCAAAATACAGAGACAGCAACAGCCAGGATAGAGAAACAAAAGGTCTTCCTATTTATTACTCCAAGGAATACACACTGTAAAACTATTACAGAATGAACATGAGGTGCCAAGGGCACAAtgacaaagtgacaaaagaaCTCAAagaacatccatccatccatccatcttcgtccgcttatccgatgtcgggtcg
It contains:
- the LOC144525900 gene encoding trace amine-associated receptor 13c-like; protein product: MEVEDGAQLCFPQFPNTSCRKPLSPWPQTVTIVFYSISLLTVALNLLIIISISHFRQLHTPTNILLLSLAVSDLLVGLVVMPGEIFRSTSCWFLGDFVCATYTLLTVNIPSASIGDIVLISVDRYLAICDPLHYTTKVTARRVKFCVCLCWLCSVSYSLLFVKDLPTQTEIDKSCYGACFLFSDSISLFFDLVLSFIVPVTVIIALYLRVFAVAVSQARAMRSHITAVTLQHSVTPKAKKSELKAARNLGVLVVVFLICFCPLYTLTWEHYNVVTALIKPFLNILFCFNSCLNPLIYALFYPWFRKAVKLIVTLRILQPGSCETNML